One window from the genome of Rubinisphaera margarita encodes:
- a CDS encoding MotA/TolQ/ExbB proton channel family protein, translating into MDNILSAIAELSTSIITVAACLHLAVFALLVAWSKRDMRVLAGTLQDYTRDLRQRSVLDPTAHLTDQMEAFIADVEDVLNDPSRVQERQMLRNRLSLLDEKRRYLHALRFETIANSARVMIEAYPLAGVLGTIISIGAALNVSGGAEADTVSIIVARFGDAIWSTFAGLTAGLVLLLVNSLLEPSFHRLNEARAHMRSMVSAVKSRISDSKTPPSETAAG; encoded by the coding sequence GTGGATAACATTCTCTCCGCGATCGCGGAACTCTCAACATCGATCATCACCGTGGCGGCCTGCCTGCATCTGGCGGTCTTCGCCTTGCTCGTCGCGTGGTCGAAGCGGGACATGCGGGTCCTTGCCGGTACGCTGCAGGACTACACTCGCGATTTGCGGCAACGCAGTGTCCTTGACCCGACCGCTCATCTGACCGACCAGATGGAAGCCTTCATCGCCGATGTCGAAGACGTCCTCAACGATCCGAGCCGCGTTCAGGAGCGGCAGATGCTCCGCAATCGGCTCAGTCTGCTCGACGAAAAACGCCGCTATCTGCACGCCCTGCGTTTCGAGACCATCGCCAACTCCGCCCGCGTGATGATCGAAGCCTATCCGCTCGCCGGGGTACTGGGGACAATCATTTCGATTGGAGCCGCTCTGAACGTGTCCGGCGGCGCGGAAGCCGATACGGTCTCGATTATCGTGGCGCGTTTCGGCGATGCGATCTGGTCGACGTTTGCCGGACTGACCGCGGGCCTCGTGCTGCTACTGGTGAACAGTCTGCTGGAGCCGAGCTTTCACCGGTTGAATGAAGCCCGAGCCCATATGCGATCAATGGTCTCGGCTGTAAAGAGTCGGATTTCCGATTCAAAGACGCCTCCCTCTGAAACGGCTGCGGGGTGA